In the genome of Vanacampus margaritifer isolate UIUO_Vmar chromosome 1, RoL_Vmar_1.0, whole genome shotgun sequence, one region contains:
- the LOC144040723 gene encoding interleukin-17 receptor D, with amino-acid sequence MRLTCGSSDVGYMKMWRAALIFCQVLVRARLGQSHGNLTAAISPQDCDLSCIRQGGAGCDYCRISSDDVNKALGHTSKSFLGNCIPWPCFDLLGEENPGICQHYVQAPTDVSVDFVPDPDPNSDTVVVSWKPSQYGIAFLRGFQVTLQPLTGSSAACQLFLFQRNRTLSTSHAQMVYKSDPFPGLSLGSHYAITVMALPVPEKWPHFYDSKIFSTRTCAEKNEFEQCKADWYPKYVDVQQRGTVIKVTFNLAPPNLGITSYFLFCSANGKSTYMEIAPNYSRNRTHHSFELRDLKKGSNYTCELAANEIDAVRKLFNFQAERQEVASASPSWTLVLPVVFAAVAFCVVVLVVFKRTPCIQIKKPYIKSELINTHLNEVKAQEEVMILSDNRKSPPRLLICYSSNDGPAHVNVVMKLAAFMQQHMATQVRLDLWDSLGLAEEGSMTWFCRQIQESDFVLVVCSKGLCRKCGPSAQGLVGSELMVSLIGAEVGRAKSSGKDLSKYMAAIFNYSEETDIPTELGLVFHYRLTADLLLLFSQLHQVRLHTPGRYVKINNISEEDLTMSPAGQALQQAIRDSEKAMKDNKEDI; translated from the exons ATGCGTTTGACTTGTGGAAGTTCGGATGTTGGTTACATGAAGATGTGGAGGGCAGCACTAATCTTCTGCCAGGTCCTGGTTCGTGCTCGGCTTGGCCAATCGCATGGCAATTTAACGGCAGCCATCTCACCCCAAGACTGCGACCTCAGCTGTATCCGCCAG GGGGGAGCCGGGTGTGACTACTGCAGGATTAGCAGTGACGATGTGAACAAAGCTCTGGGCCATACATCCAAAAGTTTTTTGGGAA ATTGCATTCCGTGGCCCTGTTTTGATCTGTTGGGTGAAGAGAACCCTGGCATCTGCCAGCACTACGTTCAAGCGCCCACTGATGTGAGCGTTGATTTTGTACCTGATCCGGATCCCAATTCTGACACTGTCGTCGTCTCCTGGAAGCCAAGCCAATATG GTATTGCCTTCCTGCGAGGCTTTCAGGTGACCCTCCAGCCCTTGACAGGTTCCAGTGCTGCCTGTCAGCTCTTTCTTTTCCAGCGAAACCGCACACTTTCAACTTCTCATGCTCAAATG GTCTACAAGTCCGACCCATTTCCCGGCCTCTCACTTGGGTCCCATTATGCCATTACTGTTATGGCTCTGCCGGTGCCTGAGAAGTGGCCGCACTTCTATGATAGCAAGATCTTCTCCACACGCA CATGTGCAGAGAAAAATGAATTTGAGCAGTGTAAAGCAG ACTGGTATCCGAAGTATGTTGACGTTCAGCAGAGAGGAACCGTGATCAAGGTCACGTTCAACCTGGCGCCTCCTAACTTGGGCATCACAAGCTACTTCTTATTTTGCTCAGCAAATGGCAAGAGCACGTACATGGAGATAGCACCT AATTATTCCAGAAACCGGACACACCACAGCTTTGAGCTCAGAGACCTCAAAAAAGGAAGCAATTACACatgtgag TTAGCTGCCAACGAAATTGATGCAGTCAGGAAATTATTTAACTTTCAGGCCGAGCGCCAAG AAGTTGCCTCAGCGTCTCCCAGCTGGACTCTGGTGCTTCCTGTGGTTTTTGCTGCTGTGGCCTTTTGTGTAGTTGTGTTGGTTGTTTTCAAGCGGACTCCCTGCATTCAAATAAAGAAGCCTTACATCAAATCAG AATTGATAAATACACATTTGAACGAAGTGAAGGCCCAGGAGGAAGTGATGATACTGTCTGACAACCGGAAAAGCCCCCCTCGTCTTCTGATCTGCTATAGCAGCAATGATGGCCCCGCCCACGTCAATGTAGTCATGAAGCTCGCAGCCTTCATGCAGCAACACATGGCCACTCAG GTGCGTCTGGACCTTTGGGATTCTCTGGGACTGGCTGAAGAGGGAAGCATGACGTGGTTCTGCCGCCAAATCCAGGAGAGCGACTTTGTCTTGGTGGTTTGTTCCAAGGGTCTGTGCCGCAAATGTGGGCCTTCAGCACAGGGCCTCGTGGGCTCTGAGTTGATGGTCAGCCTCATCGGAGCGGAAGTGGGCCGGGCCAAATCTAGCGGCAAGGATCTTTCCAAGTACATGGCAGCCATTTTTAATTACTCCGAGGAAACAGATATCCCCACCGAACTGGGGCTGGTGTTCCACTACAGGTTGACGGCGGACTTGCTGCTGCTGTTCTCCCAACTCCACCAAGTTCGACTTCACACTCCAGGCCGCTATGTAAAGATCAACAATATCTCAGAGGAAGATTTAACCATGTCACCTGCTGGACAGGCTTTGCAGCAGGCGATCCGTGACTCTGAGAAGGCGATGAAGGACAACAAAGAAGATATTTGA
- the fam50a gene encoding protein FAM50A, translating into MAQYKGAASEAGRAMQLMKKREKEREQLEQLKQRIAEDNMVKSNIDKKFSAHYDAVEAELKSSTVGLVTLNDMKAKQEALVKEREKQLAKKEQSKELQLKLEKQKEKKRKEEQKRKIASLSFNPEDDGDDDDEEEDDDEKEEEEEEEEEEEEELEYVPVKKKKLGKNPDVDTSFLPDRDREEEENRLREELRQEWELKQEKIKSEEIEITFSYWDGSGHRKTVKMKKGNTMQNFLQRALEVLRKDFSELRSAGVEQLMYIKEDLIIPHHHSFYDFIVTKARGKSGPLFSFDVHDDIRLVNDATVEKDESHAGKVVLRSWYEKNKHIFPASRWEPYDPEKKWDKYTIR; encoded by the exons ATGGCTCAATACAAAGGAGCCGCCAGCGAGGCTGGGAGAGCAATGCAGCTGATGAAAAAACGAGAAAAGGAGAGGGAACAACTTGAACAACTGAAACAGAGGATTGCAGAG GACAATATGGTGAAGTCCAACATCGACAAGAAGTTCTCAGCTCACTATGACGCTGTGGAGGCAGAGTTGAAGTCCAGCACAGTTG GTCTGGTGACATTGAATGATATGAAAGCCAAGCAGGAGGCTCTTGTGAAGGAGCGTGAGAAGCAGCTGGCAAAGAAGGAGCAATCCAAGGAGCTCCAGCT CAAGCTTGAGaagcagaaggaaaaaaagagaaaggaagAACAGAAGCGGAAGATTGCCAGTTTGTCATttaatcctgaagatgatggtgatgatgatgatgaagaagaggatgatgatgaaaaggaagaggaggaggaggaggaggaagaagaagaagaagagctggAAT ATGTCCccgtaaagaagaagaagcttggAAAAAATCCAGATGTGGACACAAGTTTCCTTCCTGATCGTGACAGAGAG GAGGAGGAGAATCGTCTCAGAGAAGAGCTCAGGCAGGAGTGGGAGCTCAAACAAGAAAAGATCAAGA GTGAGGAGATTGAGATTACCTTCAGTTACTGGGATGGATCAGGCCATCGCAAGACTGTCAAG ATGAAGAAGGGAAACACTATGCAGAACTTTCTGCAGAGGGCCCTGGAAGTTCTAAGGAAGGACTTCAGTGAGCTCAG GTCTGCTGGAGTCGAGCAGCTGATGTATATTAAAGAAGATCTGATCATCCCGCAT caCCACAGCTTCTACGACTTCATCGTGACCAAAGCCAGGGGCAAATCGG GTCCTCTCTTCAGCTTTGACGTCCACGATGATATCCGCCTGGTCAACGACGCCACTGTTGAGAAAGATGAG TCTCATGCAGGTAAAGTAGTGCTAAGGAGCTGGTACGAGAAGAACAAGCACATCTTTCCTGCCAGCCGCTGGGAGCCGTATGACCCAGAGAAGAAATGGGACAAGTATACG ATCCGGTGA
- the cav4b gene encoding caveolin-2: MTMATDDCTVECPVSDSDEDDDVAGEQINIPPPPPEFASKATTPMLSARADAPRATQAAPPHAQTVNRDPYGINQHLKVVVSDVLPETAVSLYSAVGFEKTRVWTYRFLSLLLAVPFAFLCGTFLAIFACLHVWFVIPCLQLSNTFLPCLRSLSLCAVNSFIAPFCMSFALCCSQIAIFVSNGGCHQMREKDIA; the protein is encoded by the exons ATGACGATGGCGACTGATGACTGTACAGTGGAGTGCCCCGTCAGTGAcagtgatgaagatgatgatgtggCAGGGGAACAGATAAacattcctcctcctcctccggaGTTTGCATCCAAAGCCACAACTCCTATGCTCAGTGCACGTGCAGATGCTCCTCGCGCCACCCAGGCCGCGCCTCCACACGCCCAAACTGTCAACAGGGACCCTTATGGTATCAACCAGCACCTAAAG GTGGTGGTCAGCGATGTTCTACCAGAGACAGCAGTGTCACTTTACAGTGCTGTTGGCTTTGAGAAGACTCGTGTATGGACGTATCGTTTCCTCTCCTTGTTGTTGGCTGTGCCCTTTGCTTTCCTCTGTGGCACCTTCTTGGCAATTTTTGCCTGTCTACACGTCTG gTTTGTGATTCCATGCCTACAACTGAGCAACACCTTCCTTCCCTGCCTGAGGTCCTTGAGCTTGTGTGCTGTGAACAGCTTCATCGCACCCTTCTGTATGTCTTTTGCTCTGTGCTGCAGCCAAATCGCCATTTTTGTGTCAAACGGAGGCTGCCATCAAATGAGAGAAAAAGACATTGCATGA